In one Chitinophaga sancti genomic region, the following are encoded:
- a CDS encoding TonB-dependent receptor gives MKYLLVIIAGVLLSLHSYAQVQGSVIDAQTGEVLSGVNIQLLHHSKGCVTDAQGKYNIAGNNGDSVLVSYVGYQPQKRALTTGIISLHPSTASLNEFVVTSSRDKQLRTDAPIAISRISTQEMRDTKAITLDQLLNKVSGVYMVPLQNEQHTMAIRQPIGYKSLFLYLEDGIPIRTTGDFNHNALIEMNMAALRTIEVVRGPASSLYGSEAVGGAVNFITAAPSLNPTGRVQAEMTDRGYKRSDFNVSNTFNKLGLTMGGYYAKQSNGYMDHSDYHKFAFTLRGDYQINEHTKWINSATLVDYYTDQIGGLDSAHFFGKNYTNFQTFSYRKVNAFRYRSTVEHDWNDLNHTTFTAFFRSSSIKQNPFYYITDSKTNPLKAAGQINNDSFKSYGVILQHKKEFAWQDATIIAGVSMDYSPAAYIANYIDVDKNTAGYYAHYTPSDSVLTNYDVKLLNTAAYVQGNMTLATGLKLVAALRYDRMDYKFENHLSAAAYTGAASQQNNFNAFTPKLGLTYDFGKSRGLYANYSVGFAPPNITELFTGVKVPVLKPANYNNYEVGGWLGFANDQGYVDVSVYEMKGNNEIISVRQSDGSYLNQNAGHTTHRGVEWNVRYAPVTSLQLRVSGQYADHFFNDYTEKGVSYSGNQMNGAPHVITNCELTFKPAFIKGFRIGAEWQHISKYYMDPKNTKVYNGYDLLNIRTGYAWKSFECWINCRNAADVIYATTAEKTAYSTSYYPGQKRTFDFGIAYTFK, from the coding sequence ATGAAATATCTATTAGTGATAATAGCAGGAGTACTATTGTCCTTACATTCCTATGCCCAGGTACAGGGCAGCGTGATCGATGCACAAACAGGTGAAGTATTATCTGGTGTAAACATCCAGTTATTACATCATAGCAAAGGCTGTGTAACCGATGCACAGGGCAAATACAACATCGCAGGCAATAATGGAGATTCCGTATTAGTATCTTATGTTGGTTATCAACCACAAAAAAGGGCGCTGACAACAGGTATCATATCCTTACATCCCTCCACTGCAAGTCTCAATGAATTTGTAGTGACCTCCAGCAGGGATAAACAATTACGTACAGATGCACCTATCGCCATCAGCAGAATTTCCACACAGGAAATGCGCGATACAAAAGCCATCACACTCGACCAGCTATTGAACAAAGTGAGTGGCGTATACATGGTGCCATTACAGAATGAACAACATACCATGGCCATCCGTCAGCCAATCGGTTACAAGAGTCTATTCCTGTATCTCGAAGATGGTATTCCTATCCGCACCACCGGCGACTTTAACCACAATGCACTCATAGAAATGAATATGGCCGCATTGCGCACCATCGAAGTAGTTCGTGGTCCCGCCTCCTCCTTATATGGGAGTGAAGCAGTTGGCGGAGCCGTCAACTTTATCACCGCAGCACCTTCATTAAACCCAACAGGACGTGTGCAGGCAGAGATGACAGACAGGGGGTATAAACGTTCAGATTTCAATGTGTCAAACACATTCAATAAACTAGGTTTAACCATGGGTGGTTATTATGCTAAGCAAAGTAACGGTTACATGGACCACAGCGATTACCATAAATTCGCTTTCACCTTAAGAGGCGATTACCAGATTAATGAACACACCAAATGGATCAACTCCGCAACCTTAGTTGATTATTATACCGACCAGATAGGTGGTCTGGATAGCGCACACTTCTTTGGCAAGAATTATACAAACTTCCAGACCTTCTCTTACAGGAAAGTAAATGCATTCCGCTACAGGAGTACCGTAGAACATGACTGGAATGACCTGAACCATACCACGTTTACGGCCTTCTTCAGAAGCAGCAGTATCAAACAAAATCCTTTTTATTACATCACAGATTCAAAAACAAATCCTCTCAAAGCCGCAGGACAAATCAATAACGATAGCTTTAAAAGTTATGGAGTAATCCTGCAACACAAGAAGGAATTCGCCTGGCAGGATGCAACGATCATCGCAGGCGTAAGCATGGATTACAGTCCGGCAGCTTACATCGCTAACTATATAGATGTAGATAAAAATACAGCAGGTTATTACGCACATTATACACCGAGTGATTCCGTGCTCACAAACTATGATGTAAAACTCCTGAACACCGCTGCATATGTACAGGGTAACATGACATTGGCAACAGGCCTGAAACTCGTTGCAGCATTGCGTTATGACAGGATGGATTATAAATTCGAAAACCACCTTTCTGCAGCAGCATATACAGGTGCCGCCAGTCAGCAAAACAACTTCAATGCATTTACACCTAAATTAGGATTGACTTACGACTTCGGAAAGAGCCGTGGATTATATGCAAACTACAGCGTAGGTTTCGCGCCACCCAATATCACAGAGTTATTCACAGGCGTGAAAGTTCCTGTATTAAAACCTGCTAATTACAACAACTACGAAGTAGGCGGCTGGCTGGGCTTTGCAAATGATCAGGGATATGTAGATGTAAGCGTGTACGAGATGAAAGGTAACAATGAAATCATCAGTGTACGGCAGTCAGATGGTTCTTACCTGAATCAGAATGCCGGACATACTACACACAGGGGCGTAGAATGGAATGTACGTTACGCACCGGTTACATCCCTTCAATTACGTGTAAGCGGACAATATGCAGATCACTTCTTCAACGATTACACAGAGAAAGGAGTATCATACAGTGGTAACCAGATGAACGGAGCACCACATGTGATCACGAATTGTGAACTAACCTTCAAACCTGCGTTCATCAAAGGTTTCAGGATTGGTGCAGAGTGGCAGCATATCAGTAAATATTACATGGATCCCAAAAATACCAAAGTATACAACGGGTACGATTTGCTGAACATTCGCACAGGTTATGCATGGAAGAGTTTTGAATGCTGGATCAATTGCCGCAATGCTGCAGATGTAATCTATGCAACGACAGCAGAGAAAACAGCCTATAGCACCAGCTATTATCCTGGACAGAAGAGAACATTTGATTTTGGGATCGCATATACATTCAAATAA